Proteins encoded within one genomic window of Ideonella dechloratans:
- the lpxA gene encoding acyl-ACP--UDP-N-acetylglucosamine O-acyltransferase, producing the protein MASIHATALVDPAAELDSTVTVGPYAVIGPQVRIGAGTTVGPHCVIEGRTTIGRDNRFYQFSSIGAPSQDIWQDANHRGEVTELVIGDRNTVREFCTFNTGTHKERGVTSVGHDNWIMAYVHIAHDVQLGNHCVLANNATLAGHVHVGDWATIGGLSGVHQFVKIGAHAMIGFQGHVAQDVPPFVTVDGNPLAARAVNLTGLRRRGFSAERQAVIKQMYKLLYRSGLTLAQAQQAIGELKGTQPEADGDIDSMLSFLAAAERGIVR; encoded by the coding sequence ATGGCCAGCATCCACGCCACAGCCCTGGTGGACCCGGCCGCCGAGCTGGACAGCACCGTGACCGTGGGGCCCTACGCCGTGATCGGTCCGCAGGTCCGCATCGGCGCGGGCACCACCGTGGGGCCGCACTGTGTCATCGAAGGTCGAACCACGATCGGGCGGGACAACCGCTTCTACCAATTCAGCTCGATCGGCGCGCCGTCCCAGGACATCTGGCAGGACGCCAACCACCGTGGCGAAGTGACCGAGCTGGTCATCGGCGATCGCAACACGGTGCGCGAGTTCTGCACCTTCAACACCGGCACCCACAAGGAACGGGGGGTCACCTCGGTCGGTCATGACAACTGGATCATGGCCTACGTGCACATCGCACACGATGTGCAACTGGGCAATCACTGCGTGCTGGCCAACAACGCCACGCTGGCGGGGCATGTGCATGTCGGGGACTGGGCCACCATCGGGGGCCTCAGCGGCGTGCACCAGTTCGTCAAGATCGGCGCGCACGCGATGATCGGCTTCCAGGGCCATGTGGCCCAGGACGTGCCCCCTTTCGTGACCGTGGATGGCAACCCGCTGGCGGCGCGCGCCGTGAACCTCACCGGCCTGCGCCGGCGCGGCTTCTCGGCAGAGCGCCAGGCCGTGATCAAGCAGATGTACAAGCTGCTCTACCGCAGCGGCCTGACCCTGGCCCAGGCCCAGCAGGCCATCGGAGAACTCAAGGGCACGCAGCCCGAGGCCGATGGCGACATCGACAGCATGCTGTCCTTCCTGGCGGCCGCCGAGCGCGGCATCGTGCGCTGA
- the bamA gene encoding outer membrane protein assembly factor BamA, which translates to MRSSPLERWLRPVPACVALLTVAHAPLVHAVEPFDIADIRVEGLQRSDPGSVFAALPFRVGDSYTDDKAAAALRALFATGLFKDVRIELEGRVVVVVVQERAFIASVNFSGLKEFDKDTLAKALKDNGISDGQPYDKAVIDRAEQEIKRQYLSRSYYGAEVVTTATPVSRNRVDVTFNVVEGNVAKIRSIHIQGAQAFGESTLLDLMDLTTTGWLTWYTKTDRYARTKLNADLEKIRSYYLNRGYLEFQVKSTQVTISPDKQHIDISIVVDEGLPYTVTGVRLEGNYLGKEDEFKARVSIQPGEPYRGDDVSGTVRRFTDLYASYGYAFAKVESQPQIDRQTGQVVVVLRANPGVRVNVRRINLAGNTITRDEVIRREFRQFESAWYDGNKIKLSRDRVERLGYFDEVTVDTNEVPGAPDQVDLTLNVKEKPTGSLNLSAGYSSADRLSLSASISKENIFGSGNSLSFGVNTAKSSRSLAVSTVDPYFTDDGVSRAIDVYYRQSKPYNSRGSSYDLATPGMSIRFGVPFSEFDTVFFGVGAEATIIGTSKGLPLSYTKFADEFGTHSWDMPFTIGWAREERDNPMAPTRGRYQRLNIDFSLVGDVRYARMNGQIQQYLAVPYFPKLTLGLNAELGVGTGLDGRSYPIFKNYYGGGLGSVRVFEQNSFGTTDVTGAYIGGNKKFNANAELYFPVPGTGNDKSLRIFAFADTGNVWGTTQQVHLDDLRASAGFGLSWISPVGPLKMSYGVPLRAFSSDKIQRFQFQIGTSF; encoded by the coding sequence ATGCGATCATCCCCCCTTGAGCGCTGGCTGCGGCCGGTTCCTGCCTGTGTGGCCTTGCTGACCGTCGCCCATGCGCCCCTGGTGCACGCGGTAGAGCCTTTCGACATCGCGGACATCCGCGTCGAAGGTCTGCAACGCAGCGACCCCGGCAGCGTGTTCGCCGCCCTGCCGTTCCGCGTGGGAGACAGCTACACCGACGACAAGGCCGCCGCGGCCCTGCGTGCGCTGTTCGCCACTGGCCTGTTCAAGGACGTGCGCATCGAGCTCGAAGGCCGCGTGGTGGTGGTGGTGGTGCAGGAGCGTGCCTTCATCGCCTCGGTGAACTTCAGTGGTCTCAAGGAGTTCGACAAGGACACCCTGGCCAAGGCCCTGAAGGACAACGGCATCAGCGATGGCCAGCCCTATGACAAGGCCGTGATCGACCGTGCCGAGCAGGAAATCAAGCGTCAGTACTTGTCCCGCAGCTACTACGGCGCGGAAGTCGTGACCACGGCCACGCCGGTGTCGCGCAACCGGGTGGACGTGACCTTCAACGTGGTCGAAGGCAATGTCGCCAAGATCCGCAGCATCCACATCCAGGGGGCCCAGGCCTTCGGTGAATCCACGCTGCTGGACCTGATGGATCTGACCACCACCGGCTGGTTGACCTGGTACACCAAGACCGACCGCTACGCGCGGACCAAGCTGAACGCCGATCTCGAGAAGATCCGCTCCTACTACCTGAACCGTGGCTACCTGGAGTTCCAGGTCAAGTCCACCCAGGTCACCATCTCGCCCGACAAGCAGCACATCGACATCAGCATCGTCGTGGACGAGGGCCTGCCCTATACCGTGACCGGTGTGCGCCTGGAAGGCAACTACCTGGGCAAGGAAGACGAGTTCAAGGCGCGGGTCTCGATTCAGCCGGGTGAGCCGTACCGGGGCGACGACGTGTCGGGGACGGTGCGCCGCTTCACCGATCTGTATGCCTCCTACGGCTATGCCTTCGCCAAGGTGGAGTCGCAACCCCAGATCGACCGCCAGACCGGTCAGGTGGTGGTGGTGCTGCGGGCCAATCCCGGGGTGCGCGTCAACGTGCGCCGCATCAACCTCGCGGGCAACACCATCACCCGTGACGAAGTCATCCGCCGGGAGTTCCGCCAGTTCGAGTCGGCCTGGTACGACGGCAACAAGATCAAGCTCTCGCGCGACCGGGTGGAACGGCTGGGCTACTTCGACGAAGTCACGGTGGACACCAACGAGGTGCCAGGTGCCCCCGACCAGGTGGACCTGACCCTGAACGTGAAGGAAAAGCCCACCGGCAGCCTGAACCTGTCTGCGGGCTATTCCAGTGCGGATCGACTGTCGCTGTCGGCGTCGATCAGCAAGGAGAACATCTTCGGCTCGGGCAATTCGCTGTCCTTCGGCGTGAACACCGCCAAGTCCAGCCGCTCGCTGGCGGTTTCCACGGTGGACCCTTACTTCACCGACGACGGCGTGTCCCGCGCGATCGACGTCTACTACCGCCAGTCCAAGCCCTACAACAGCCGCGGCAGTTCCTATGACCTGGCCACGCCAGGCATGTCCATCCGCTTCGGCGTGCCGTTCAGCGAGTTCGACACGGTGTTCTTCGGCGTGGGGGCCGAGGCCACCATCATCGGCACCTCCAAAGGTCTGCCACTGAGCTACACCAAGTTCGCGGACGAGTTTGGCACCCACAGCTGGGACATGCCCTTCACCATCGGCTGGGCGCGTGAGGAGCGCGACAACCCGATGGCGCCCACCCGCGGCCGCTACCAACGCCTCAACATCGACTTCAGTCTGGTCGGGGATGTGCGCTATGCGCGCATGAACGGGCAGATCCAGCAGTACCTGGCGGTGCCTTACTTCCCCAAGCTCACCCTGGGCCTGAACGCCGAACTGGGGGTGGGCACGGGGCTGGACGGTCGCTCCTACCCGATCTTCAAGAACTATTACGGTGGCGGCCTGGGCTCGGTGCGGGTGTTCGAGCAAAACTCCTTTGGCACGACCGACGTGACCGGCGCCTATATCGGCGGCAACAAGAAGTTCAACGCCAACGCCGAGCTGTACTTCCCGGTGCCCGGCACCGGCAATGACAAGAGCCTGCGCATCTTCGCCTTCGCCGACACCGGTAACGTGTGGGGCACCACCCAGCAGGTGCATCTGGACGACCTGCGGGCTTCGGCCGGCTTCGGCCTGAGCTGGATCTCGCCGGTGGGGCCGCTCAAGATGAGCTACGGTGTGCCCTTGCGTGCCTTCAGCAGCGATAAAATCCAACGCTTCCAGTTTCAGATCGGAACTTCTTTCTGA
- the ppsR gene encoding posphoenolpyruvate synthetase regulatory kinase/phosphorylase PpsR: protein MPNRTVFYVSDGTGITAETFGHSILAQFSAKPRHVRRPFIDSVDKAHKIVTEINAVAAAEGRRPIVFITLARLDVRSILTSDQCKGLVMDLFQAFVEPLEREFGLKSNHRVGRFSDVAKSQEYNDRIEAINFSLAHDDGQSSRNLEAADVILVGVSRSGKTPTSLYLAMQHGIKAANYPLIPEDFERGHLPSSLTPYKHKCFGLTIDAERLAHIRNERRPESKYASIENCRYEVKQAEMLMKRSGIHWLSSTHKSIEEIAATILRDVLSDPTS from the coding sequence ATGCCCAATCGCACCGTTTTCTACGTCTCTGATGGCACCGGCATCACCGCAGAAACCTTCGGACATTCCATCCTGGCCCAGTTCTCGGCCAAGCCGCGGCATGTGCGCCGGCCCTTCATCGACTCGGTGGACAAGGCGCACAAGATCGTCACCGAAATCAACGCGGTCGCCGCCGCGGAAGGTCGGCGCCCCATCGTCTTCATCACGCTGGCGCGGCTGGACGTGCGCAGCATCCTCACCAGCGACCAATGCAAGGGCCTGGTGATGGACCTGTTCCAGGCCTTCGTCGAGCCGCTGGAGCGCGAATTCGGGCTCAAGTCCAACCACCGCGTCGGCCGCTTCTCGGACGTGGCCAAGAGCCAGGAGTACAACGACCGCATCGAGGCGATCAACTTCTCGCTGGCCCATGACGATGGGCAATCCTCCCGCAATCTGGAGGCGGCCGACGTCATCCTGGTGGGCGTGAGCCGCAGCGGCAAGACACCCACCTCGCTGTACCTGGCCATGCAGCATGGCATCAAGGCCGCCAACTACCCGCTCATCCCCGAGGACTTCGAGCGCGGCCACCTGCCCTCCTCGCTCACGCCCTACAAGCACAAATGCTTCGGCCTGACGATCGACGCGGAGCGGCTGGCCCACATCCGCAACGAGCGGCGCCCGGAGAGCAAGTACGCCTCCATCGAGAACTGCCGCTACGAGGTCAAGCAGGCCGAGATGCTGATGAAGCGCAGCGGCATCCACTGGCTCAGCTCCACCCACAAGTCGATCGAGGAGATCGCTGCGACCATCCTGCGCGACGTGCTGTCCGATCCGACCAGCTGA
- the lpxB gene encoding lipid-A-disaccharide synthase codes for MVAGEASGDLLASLLLSGLKARWPALSAAGIGGPRMQAEGFDAWWPSHKLSVFGYVDALRHYRELVGIRNQLRDRLLVQRPDVFIGVDAPDFNFGLEQPLKAQGIRTVHFVCPSIWAWRGGRVKKLAAAADHVLCLFPFEPALLAEHGVAATFVGHPMADRIPLEVPQAEARAALGLADSDTVVALLPGSRRSELRYIGPVLLEAAVRMARQRPGLRFVLPVVPGLEAEVQALVAQHAPGLDLQCLAGRSHEALAACDLTLIASGTATLEAALFKRPMVITYRMHWLNWQYMRHMAYLPWVGLPNILLRDFAVPELLQHAATPEALAREGLAWLDDAPRRERLQARFTDLHHMLRQDTARKASDAIAQVLGA; via the coding sequence ATGGTGGCCGGCGAGGCCTCGGGTGATCTGCTGGCCAGCCTGCTGCTCAGTGGTCTGAAGGCCCGCTGGCCGGCCCTGAGCGCGGCAGGCATCGGCGGCCCCCGCATGCAGGCTGAGGGCTTCGACGCCTGGTGGCCCAGCCACAAGCTCTCGGTCTTCGGCTATGTGGATGCCCTGCGTCATTACCGCGAGCTGGTGGGCATCCGCAACCAGTTGCGCGACCGCCTGCTGGTCCAGCGCCCGGACGTGTTCATCGGGGTGGATGCGCCCGACTTCAACTTTGGGCTGGAGCAGCCGCTCAAGGCTCAGGGCATTCGCACCGTGCATTTCGTCTGCCCGTCCATCTGGGCCTGGCGGGGCGGGCGGGTGAAGAAGCTGGCCGCGGCGGCGGACCACGTTCTGTGCCTGTTCCCCTTCGAACCGGCTTTGCTGGCCGAGCACGGCGTGGCGGCGACCTTCGTCGGCCACCCCATGGCCGATCGCATTCCGCTGGAGGTGCCGCAGGCCGAGGCCCGCGCGGCGCTGGGCCTGGCGGATTCGGACACCGTGGTGGCCCTGCTGCCGGGCAGCCGGCGCAGCGAACTGCGCTACATCGGGCCGGTGCTGCTGGAGGCGGCTGTGCGCATGGCCCGGCAGCGGCCCGGTCTGCGTTTCGTCCTGCCCGTCGTGCCGGGGCTGGAGGCCGAGGTGCAGGCCCTGGTGGCCCAGCATGCCCCGGGCCTGGACCTGCAGTGCCTGGCCGGGCGGTCCCACGAGGCGCTGGCCGCCTGCGACCTGACGCTGATCGCCAGCGGCACGGCCACGCTGGAGGCCGCGCTTTTCAAACGCCCCATGGTCATCACCTACCGCATGCACTGGCTGAACTGGCAGTACATGCGGCACATGGCCTACCTGCCCTGGGTGGGCCTGCCCAACATCCTGCTGCGCGACTTCGCGGTGCCGGAGCTGCTGCAGCATGCCGCCACGCCCGAAGCCCTGGCCCGCGAAGGCCTGGCCTGGCTGGACGATGCGCCGCGCCGCGAGCGACTGCAGGCCCGCTTCACCGACCTTCATCACATGCTGCGCCAGGACACGGCGCGCAAGGCCAGCGATGCGATCGCGCAAGTCCTCGGTGCCTGA
- a CDS encoding OmpH family outer membrane protein, whose translation MMTSLVKSVLACAALSLALGASAQELKIGYVNAERVLREAAPAKAAQARLEAEFKKREGELNDTGTKLRVDMDKLDKEGPTLSEAERTRRQRDLAEQQRDFERKRRELMEDLNQRKNEELAAVTERASKVIKQIFEQDKYDLILQEVVFAGPRVDITKKVIDALNAGK comes from the coding sequence ATGATGACTTCGCTCGTGAAATCCGTGCTGGCCTGCGCGGCCCTGTCCCTGGCCCTGGGCGCCTCGGCACAGGAACTCAAGATTGGCTATGTGAACGCCGAGCGCGTGCTGCGCGAGGCGGCGCCCGCCAAGGCGGCCCAGGCCCGGCTGGAGGCTGAGTTCAAGAAGCGTGAGGGCGAGCTCAACGACACCGGCACCAAGCTGCGTGTCGACATGGACAAACTCGACAAGGAAGGTCCGACCCTCTCCGAAGCCGAGCGCACCCGCCGCCAGCGTGACTTGGCCGAGCAGCAGCGCGACTTCGAGCGCAAGCGCCGCGAGCTGATGGAAGACCTCAACCAGCGCAAGAACGAAGAACTCGCCGCAGTGACCGAACGTGCCAGCAAGGTCATCAAGCAGATCTTCGAGCAGGACAAGTACGACCTGATCCTGCAGGAAGTCGTGTTCGCCGGCCCCCGTGTCGACATCACCAAGAAGGTGATCGACGCGCTGAACGCCGGCAAGTGA
- the lpxD gene encoding UDP-3-O-(3-hydroxymyristoyl)glucosamine N-acyltransferase has product MNSLPGVAAPVRLADIVQDLGGELIGDGDRTITRLASLEAADDHSISFLAQAKLKPLLQTTEAACVIVRPEWRDEAAARGAVIVTPDPYLYHARLTGWWAKRVRPAPAAGVHASAVLGEGVQIHPSASVGPLACIGDGAVIGEGVVIGAQCLVGAHARIGAFTMLAPRAVFGDGCVIGQRGKLQSGAVVGSDGFGFAPSPQGWQKIEQLGVVRIGDDVDIGACTCVDRGALDDTVLGNGVKLDNLIQIAHNVQIGDHTAMAGCVGVAGSARIGARCTFGGAAMISGHLQIVDDVHVTAGSLVMASLTKPGHYTGFFPIDENSNWEKNAATLRQLHTLRSRVRALEKKLTP; this is encoded by the coding sequence ATGAACTCTCTGCCGGGCGTGGCCGCTCCGGTCCGTCTGGCTGACATCGTTCAGGATCTGGGCGGCGAACTCATCGGTGATGGTGATCGCACCATCACCCGTCTGGCTTCCCTGGAGGCCGCCGACGATCACAGCATCAGCTTCCTGGCCCAGGCCAAGCTGAAGCCCTTGCTGCAGACCACTGAAGCCGCCTGTGTGATCGTGCGCCCGGAATGGCGTGACGAGGCTGCAGCGCGCGGGGCGGTGATCGTCACCCCCGATCCCTACCTCTACCACGCACGTCTCACCGGTTGGTGGGCCAAGCGGGTGCGTCCAGCGCCTGCGGCGGGTGTCCATGCTTCCGCGGTGCTGGGTGAGGGCGTCCAGATCCACCCCAGCGCGTCGGTCGGGCCGCTGGCCTGCATCGGCGACGGGGCGGTGATCGGCGAAGGGGTGGTGATCGGCGCGCAGTGCCTGGTCGGCGCCCACGCCCGGATCGGCGCCTTCACGATGCTGGCGCCGCGTGCGGTGTTCGGGGACGGCTGTGTCATCGGTCAGCGGGGCAAGCTGCAAAGCGGCGCCGTCGTCGGTTCCGATGGTTTCGGCTTTGCACCGTCGCCGCAGGGGTGGCAGAAGATCGAGCAACTCGGCGTGGTCCGCATCGGTGACGATGTGGACATCGGCGCCTGCACCTGCGTGGACCGCGGCGCCCTGGACGACACCGTGCTGGGCAACGGCGTCAAGCTCGACAACCTGATCCAGATCGCCCACAACGTGCAGATCGGCGACCACACGGCGATGGCCGGCTGCGTGGGCGTGGCCGGCAGCGCGCGCATCGGGGCCCGTTGCACCTTCGGCGGGGCCGCCATGATCAGCGGTCACCTGCAGATCGTTGACGATGTGCATGTCACCGCGGGCAGCCTGGTGATGGCGTCCCTGACCAAGCCGGGGCACTACACCGGCTTTTTCCCCATCGATGAAAACAGCAACTGGGAAAAGAACGCGGCCACGCTGCGCCAGTTGCACACCCTGCGCAGCCGCGTGCGCGCACTTGAGAAGAAGCTCACACCATGA
- the rnhB gene encoding ribonuclease HII, protein MRSRKSSVPEQMSLHFDVTGLVAGVDEAGRGPLAGPVVAAAVILDDLHPIAGLRDSKQLSARRRDQLYDEIRAKALCCCIAEASVEEIDQLNILHATMLAMRRAVEGLRLPPAKVLVDGNRLPVLKVPGEAIVKGDAKVPAISAASILAKVHRDRLCEDMHARWPDYGFATHKGYPTAEHLAALRTHGATPVHRRSFGPVRAALQESP, encoded by the coding sequence ATGCGATCGCGCAAGTCCTCGGTGCCTGAGCAGATGAGCCTGCACTTCGATGTCACCGGTCTGGTGGCCGGTGTCGACGAAGCGGGCCGCGGGCCGCTGGCCGGGCCGGTGGTGGCCGCGGCCGTGATCCTCGACGATCTCCATCCCATCGCCGGCCTGCGGGACTCCAAGCAGCTCAGCGCGCGCCGCCGCGATCAGCTCTACGATGAGATCCGGGCCAAGGCCCTGTGCTGCTGCATCGCCGAGGCCAGCGTCGAGGAGATCGACCAGCTCAACATCCTGCACGCCACCATGCTGGCCATGCGACGGGCGGTGGAGGGCCTGCGCCTGCCGCCGGCCAAGGTGCTGGTGGATGGCAACCGCCTGCCGGTGCTCAAGGTCCCGGGCGAGGCCATTGTGAAGGGCGATGCCAAGGTGCCGGCCATTTCCGCGGCCTCCATCCTGGCCAAGGTGCACCGCGACCGCCTGTGCGAGGACATGCATGCCCGCTGGCCCGACTACGGCTTCGCCACCCACAAGGGCTATCCGACCGCGGAGCACCTGGCCGCCCTGCGCACGCACGGCGCCACGCCTGTGCACCGGCGCAGCTTCGGTCCGGTGCGGGCCGCCTTGCAGGAATCCCCATGA
- the fabZ gene encoding 3-hydroxyacyl-ACP dehydratase FabZ, with amino-acid sequence MTSTMDIHDILKRLPHRYPFLLVDRVLELEKNVRVRAIKNVTINEPFFTGHFPHRPVMPGVLILEAMAQAAALLSFASVDQYPGEDTVVYFAGIDGARFKRPVEPGDQLILEATIERAKAGIYKYSARALVGEELAAEASLMCAVRNIT; translated from the coding sequence ATGACAAGCACAATGGACATCCACGACATCCTCAAGCGCCTGCCTCACCGCTATCCGTTCCTGCTGGTCGACCGCGTGCTGGAGCTGGAAAAGAACGTGCGGGTGCGGGCCATCAAGAACGTCACGATCAACGAGCCCTTCTTCACCGGCCATTTCCCGCACCGTCCGGTCATGCCGGGCGTGCTGATCCTGGAGGCCATGGCGCAGGCGGCGGCGCTGCTGTCCTTCGCGTCGGTGGACCAGTATCCCGGCGAAGACACCGTGGTGTATTTCGCGGGCATCGATGGTGCGCGCTTCAAGCGTCCGGTGGAACCGGGCGACCAGCTGATCCTGGAGGCGACCATCGAGCGCGCCAAGGCCGGCATCTACAAGTACAGCGCCCGTGCCCTGGTGGGCGAGGAGCTGGCGGCCGAGGCATCGCTGATGTGCGCCGTGCGCAACATCACCTGA
- the rseP gene encoding RIP metalloprotease RseP: protein MPITPLAFVLTLGVLIVVHEFGHYKVARWCGVKVLRFSVGFGRVLWRRVSRDGVEFTLAMIPLGGYVRMLDSREGEVPADQASQAFDQQPLRRRVAIVAAGPLANLLLAVLLYAGAGWIGNLEAEPVLAAPTAGSLAEGAGLQAGDRVQAVSVGEDDWQTARSINDVRRALAQAVLDRQSVQLAVEDAQGGHRRVVVLPVGQLGGAELDGPLIRRIGIGNAFSEPVLGRLEAGGPAERAGLHEGDRVLTVDGRPVADAQSLREMIRAAGAHAPGSMQWLVERQGQRLSIAVTPRRVEDREAGVTLGRIDAYVGRAPATVMVRLGPVEGLQQAFAQTWDTAWTSLRMLGRMVVGQASLKQLSGPLTIADYAGQSIQMGLVPYLVFLAMISVSLGVLNLLPLPMLDGGHLIYYVFEGVTGHPVPDHWQAWLQRGGAIVLLLMMSIALSNDVARLLGL from the coding sequence ATGCCGATCACGCCGCTGGCCTTTGTGCTGACCTTGGGGGTGCTCATCGTCGTGCATGAGTTCGGCCACTACAAGGTGGCTCGCTGGTGTGGCGTCAAGGTCCTGCGCTTCTCCGTGGGCTTCGGTCGGGTGCTGTGGCGACGTGTCTCGCGCGATGGCGTCGAATTCACTCTGGCCATGATCCCCCTGGGCGGCTACGTCCGCATGCTGGACAGCCGGGAAGGGGAGGTGCCTGCCGATCAGGCGTCGCAGGCCTTCGACCAGCAACCCCTGCGCCGTCGCGTGGCCATCGTGGCCGCCGGGCCGCTGGCCAACCTGCTGCTGGCGGTGCTGCTGTACGCCGGCGCCGGCTGGATCGGCAACCTGGAAGCTGAACCGGTCCTGGCGGCGCCGACCGCGGGAAGCCTGGCCGAGGGTGCGGGCCTTCAAGCAGGTGATCGCGTGCAAGCCGTCAGCGTCGGCGAGGACGACTGGCAGACCGCTCGTTCGATCAACGATGTGCGGCGCGCCCTGGCCCAGGCGGTGCTGGATCGGCAGTCCGTCCAACTGGCGGTGGAAGATGCGCAGGGGGGCCACCGGCGGGTGGTGGTGCTGCCGGTCGGCCAGCTGGGTGGTGCGGAACTGGACGGTCCCTTGATTCGGCGCATCGGCATCGGCAATGCGTTCAGCGAACCGGTGCTGGGCCGTCTGGAAGCGGGGGGGCCTGCCGAGCGGGCGGGCCTGCACGAGGGAGATCGGGTGCTCACCGTGGACGGCCGGCCGGTGGCGGATGCACAGTCGCTGCGCGAGATGATCCGCGCGGCCGGCGCCCATGCGCCCGGCAGCATGCAGTGGCTGGTGGAGCGGCAGGGGCAGCGTCTGTCCATCGCCGTCACCCCCCGGCGTGTCGAGGACCGTGAGGCCGGTGTCACCTTGGGCCGCATCGACGCCTATGTGGGCCGCGCGCCTGCGACGGTGATGGTGCGACTGGGGCCGGTGGAAGGCTTGCAGCAAGCCTTTGCACAGACCTGGGACACTGCCTGGACCAGCCTGCGCATGCTCGGGCGCATGGTGGTCGGTCAGGCTTCGCTCAAGCAGCTCAGTGGCCCGCTGACGATCGCCGACTATGCTGGTCAATCGATCCAGATGGGCTTGGTTCCCTACCTGGTTTTCCTCGCGATGATCAGTGTGAGCCTGGGTGTTCTGAACCTGCTGCCGCTGCCCATGCTCGACGGTGGCCACCTGATATATTACGTTTTCGAGGGGGTGACCGGCCACCCGGTCCCGGACCATTGGCAGGCATGGCTGCAGCGCGGTGGAGCCATCGTGCTGCTGCTGATGATGTCCATTGCCCTATCCAACGATGTGGCCCGGTTGCTGGGCCTGTAG
- a CDS encoding TrmH family RNA methyltransferase, producing the protein MSLSFPPAVEALRISARDNPLLQRIRKLLADPGGYRKAGQVWLEGDHLVSAALARGWMLEALVMTDAAWTARADWQAWAGQARRTALVSAELFRGLCSLESPVQVGALVSLPQAPVIQPGVFTVVLDRLQDAGNVGSILRSSAAFGARQVLALKGTAALWSPKVLRAGMGAHFGLSLVEALSADDLAALDVPLLATSSHAGRVLGQGALPWPCAWVLGHEGQGVSAALMERCAHTVSIPQPGGEESLNVGAAAAICLFASATGAQSAPAG; encoded by the coding sequence ATGAGTCTGTCCTTTCCGCCGGCGGTCGAGGCGCTGCGCATCAGCGCGCGCGACAACCCGCTGCTGCAGCGCATCCGCAAGCTGCTGGCCGATCCCGGGGGCTACCGCAAGGCCGGTCAGGTCTGGCTGGAGGGCGACCACCTGGTGAGCGCGGCCCTGGCCCGCGGCTGGATGCTCGAGGCCCTGGTGATGACCGATGCCGCCTGGACGGCCCGGGCCGACTGGCAGGCCTGGGCCGGACAGGCGCGGCGCACGGCCCTGGTGTCGGCCGAGCTCTTCCGGGGGCTCTGCAGCCTGGAGTCGCCGGTCCAGGTGGGCGCCTTGGTGAGCCTGCCGCAGGCGCCGGTCATCCAGCCCGGCGTGTTCACCGTGGTGCTGGATCGCCTGCAGGATGCCGGCAACGTGGGCAGCATCCTGCGCAGTTCCGCGGCCTTCGGCGCACGTCAGGTGCTGGCGCTCAAGGGCACGGCGGCCCTGTGGTCGCCCAAGGTGCTGCGTGCCGGCATGGGCGCGCATTTCGGGCTCAGCCTGGTCGAGGCCCTGTCGGCAGACGATCTGGCGGCGCTTGACGTGCCGCTGCTGGCCACCAGTTCCCACGCCGGGCGGGTGCTGGGGCAGGGCGCCTTGCCCTGGCCCTGCGCCTGGGTGCTGGGCCATGAGGGGCAGGGCGTGTCTGCTGCGCTGATGGAACGTTGCGCCCACACCGTGAGCATTCCCCAGCCCGGCGGCGAGGAGTCCCTGAACGTGGGCGCGGCGGCGGCCATCTGCCTGTTCGCCAGCGCCACCGGGGCGCAAAGCGCGCCCGCTGGCTGA